Proteins encoded together in one Deinococcus irradiatisoli window:
- a CDS encoding aldo/keto reductase produces the protein MEYRKLHGTDLDVSALGFGVWTVGTTWWGVKDEAVGERLLREAFELGVTFFDNGDTYASGRAEALQRRALGDVRDQIVIGSKFGYDIYTHPERPGQQERPHDWSPLYLRKALEGSLKRLGTDRIDYYQLHNPRLDAIQQGSALADDLWAELEQLKNEGLIRAYGTALGPALNERQIEEGVATIKERRAPTQIIYNLLEQVLGEQILPVAEAEQISVVARVPHASGLLEGYMTLDTQFEPGDHRNWRLTTNQKRKAWMEDGLKKVEQLTPRFVEGQGRTLGQLALQFALHSPMMASVLPNIYSAEGLREYAAAFEAAPLTEGEYSEIQALYADNFGLSTNLIGEVVK, from the coding sequence ATGGAATACCGCAAATTGCACGGCACCGACCTCGATGTCAGCGCGCTGGGCTTCGGCGTCTGGACGGTCGGCACGACCTGGTGGGGCGTCAAGGACGAAGCGGTGGGCGAGCGGCTGCTGAGGGAGGCCTTCGAACTGGGCGTCACCTTCTTCGACAACGGCGACACCTACGCCTCGGGGCGCGCCGAGGCGCTGCAGCGCCGGGCGCTGGGCGACGTGCGCGACCAGATCGTGATCGGCAGCAAGTTCGGCTACGACATCTACACCCACCCCGAGCGCCCCGGTCAGCAGGAGCGGCCCCACGACTGGTCGCCCCTGTACCTGCGCAAGGCCCTGGAAGGCAGCCTGAAGCGCCTGGGCACCGACCGCATCGATTACTACCAGCTGCACAACCCGCGCCTGGACGCCATCCAGCAAGGCTCGGCGCTGGCCGACGATCTGTGGGCCGAACTCGAACAGCTCAAGAATGAGGGCCTGATCCGCGCCTATGGCACCGCCCTGGGCCCGGCCCTCAACGAGCGCCAGATCGAGGAAGGCGTGGCGACCATCAAGGAGCGCCGCGCGCCCACCCAGATCATCTACAACCTGCTCGAACAGGTGCTGGGCGAGCAGATTCTGCCGGTGGCCGAGGCCGAGCAGATCAGCGTGGTGGCCCGCGTGCCGCACGCCTCGGGTTTGCTGGAAGGCTACATGACGCTCGACACCCAGTTCGAACCCGGCGACCACCGCAACTGGCGCCTGACCACCAACCAGAAGCGCAAGGCCTGGATGGAAGACGGCCTCAAGAAAGTCGAGCAGCTCACGCCCCGCTTCGTGGAAGGCCAGGGCCGCACCCTAGGTCAGCTGGCTCTGCAGTTCGCGCTGCACAGCCCCATGATGGCCAGCGTGCTGCCGAACATCTACAGCGCCGAGGGGCTCAGGGAATACGCCGCCGCGTTCGAGGCCGCTCCGCTGACCGAGGGCGAGTACAGCGAGATTCAGGCGCTGTATGCCGACAACTTCGGCCTCAGCACCAACCTGATCGGCGAGGTGGTGAAGTGA
- a CDS encoding chlorite dismutase family protein — MMVDLDPSGQVTQREPDRAKRQFLNYAFYKLDPAFRRLPRDEQAEIKAEFLAAAQAWVADAPQVEGLIQRTYSLGGVRADVDFMLWRIAFDVRAFQDAQARLNRTRLMGYLTQPYNYVSMQKRSQYVNRVEGSGHGLEVLPGQGEFLFIYPFIKTRPWYKLTPHSRQGMMDEHIFASAPFKGVRINTSYSYGIDDQEFVVSFDSDYPQEFVDLVHRLRYTEASSYTLRDVPMFTCVKKDLAEILSELS, encoded by the coding sequence ATGATGGTGGACCTCGACCCCAGCGGTCAGGTGACTCAGCGCGAGCCGGACCGGGCCAAGCGGCAGTTTCTGAACTACGCCTTCTACAAGCTCGACCCGGCGTTTCGCCGCCTGCCCAGAGACGAGCAGGCCGAGATCAAGGCCGAGTTCCTGGCCGCCGCGCAGGCCTGGGTGGCGGACGCTCCCCAGGTCGAGGGCCTGATTCAGCGCACCTACAGTCTCGGCGGGGTGCGCGCCGACGTGGACTTCATGCTCTGGCGCATCGCCTTCGACGTGAGGGCCTTTCAGGACGCCCAGGCCCGGCTCAACCGCACCCGCTTGATGGGCTACCTGACGCAGCCGTACAACTACGTCTCGATGCAAAAGCGCAGCCAGTACGTCAACCGGGTAGAAGGCAGCGGGCACGGCCTGGAAGTGCTGCCGGGGCAGGGCGAATTTCTGTTCATCTACCCTTTCATCAAGACCCGGCCCTGGTACAAGCTCACGCCGCACTCGCGCCAGGGCATGATGGACGAGCACATCTTCGCCTCGGCGCCGTTCAAGGGCGTGCGGATCAACACCTCGTATTCCTACGGCATCGACGATCAGGAATTCGTGGTGAGCTTCGATTCGGATTACCCGCAGGAATTCGTGGACCTCGTTCACCGCCTGCGCTACACCGAGGCCAGCAGCTACACCCTGCGCGACGTGCCGATGTTCACCTGCGTGAAAAAAGACCTCGCGGAGATTCTGAGCGAACTCAGCTAA
- a CDS encoding RNB domain-containing ribonuclease, whose product MTAPQDPAADLTPAQRTEVELLARGKADRSRVIREAKLNETPEAAHAYLLRHGLWDEMRAPYAERAGIDLSDIELPVPELPDEPRLDLTHLPAYAIDDEGSRDPDDAISLERLDNGWRLWVHVADVAALIAPNSPLDLEARSRGATLYLPDRIYSMVPPAIVDLLGLGLHETSPALSISIDFDAEWNAETVDVQLTTIKAERLSYSAAQARLDAGEEPFVTLSRLYRASHKQREAEGALSIDLPEVRVKFAGGDIQITALPKPETRLVVQECMTLAGWAAAIYADDLEIALPYATQDAPTREVRGTDLPAHWARRKTLARTRFRPSPGPHHGMGLDAYAQATSPMRRYLDLVVHQQLRAALKDQPGLTGGEIATRVAQAEMNAGSTRTAERLTRRHYTLVMLARHPEQVWDAQVVERRGPQATVLIPELALDTLMSTVAPTGAMLKVQMAAVDLPNLSVRLREVRT is encoded by the coding sequence ATGACCGCTCCACAAGACCCCGCCGCCGACCTGACGCCTGCCCAACGCACCGAGGTGGAACTGCTGGCGCGGGGCAAAGCCGACCGGTCGCGGGTGATCCGCGAAGCCAAGCTCAACGAAACGCCGGAAGCCGCCCACGCCTACCTGCTCAGGCATGGCCTGTGGGACGAGATGCGCGCGCCCTACGCCGAGCGGGCCGGCATCGATCTGAGCGACATCGAGTTGCCGGTACCGGAACTCCCCGACGAGCCGCGCCTCGATCTGACGCACCTGCCCGCCTACGCCATCGACGACGAGGGCAGCCGCGATCCCGACGACGCCATCAGCCTGGAGCGGCTGGACAACGGCTGGCGGCTGTGGGTCCATGTGGCCGATGTAGCCGCCCTGATCGCGCCGAACAGCCCACTGGACCTGGAAGCCCGCTCGCGCGGCGCGACCCTGTATTTGCCCGACCGGATCTACAGCATGGTGCCGCCCGCCATCGTGGACCTGCTGGGGCTGGGGCTGCACGAAACGTCCCCGGCCCTGAGCATCAGCATCGACTTCGACGCCGAGTGGAACGCCGAGACGGTGGACGTGCAGCTCACCACCATCAAGGCCGAGCGCCTGAGTTACAGCGCCGCGCAGGCCCGGCTCGACGCCGGCGAGGAACCGTTCGTGACCTTGTCCAGGCTCTACCGCGCCAGCCACAAGCAGCGCGAGGCCGAGGGCGCGCTGAGCATCGATTTGCCGGAAGTGCGGGTCAAGTTCGCAGGGGGCGACATCCAGATCACGGCGCTGCCCAAGCCCGAGACCCGTCTGGTCGTGCAGGAATGCATGACGCTGGCCGGCTGGGCGGCGGCCATCTACGCCGACGACCTGGAAATCGCGCTGCCCTACGCCACCCAGGACGCGCCCACCCGCGAGGTGCGCGGCACCGACCTCCCGGCCCACTGGGCGCGGCGCAAGACGCTGGCCCGCACCCGCTTCCGGCCCTCGCCGGGGCCGCACCACGGCATGGGCCTGGACGCCTACGCGCAGGCCACCTCCCCGATGCGGCGCTACCTCGATCTGGTGGTGCACCAGCAACTCCGCGCCGCCCTCAAGGACCAGCCGGGCCTGACCGGCGGCGAGATCGCCACGCGGGTGGCCCAGGCCGAGATGAATGCCGGCAGCACCCGCACTGCCGAGCGCCTCACCCGCCGCCACTACACCCTGGTGATGCTCGCGCGCCACCCCGAACAGGTCTGGGACGCCCAGGTGGTCGAGCGCCGCGGCCCGCAGGCCACCGTGCTGATTCCCGAACTGGCCCTCGACACCCTGATGAGCACCGTGGCCCCCACCGGAGCGATGCTCAAGGTACAGATGGCGGCGGTGGATTTGCCCAACCTCAGCGTGCGGCTGCGCGAAGTGCGGACCTGA
- a CDS encoding DUF2089 domain-containing protein, whose product MPRPLPLPFPNVTEAPLVTELRFPEAGVTVQGEFELNEFALLAPDNLDFLRLYIKVRGNLKEVERILGLSYPTVRARFDSLLRSIGYEPEAADPRDEVLSQLERGDITPEEAAKKLRR is encoded by the coding sequence ATGCCGCGCCCGTTGCCCCTGCCCTTTCCGAATGTGACCGAAGCGCCGCTGGTCACCGAACTCCGCTTTCCCGAAGCGGGCGTGACGGTGCAGGGCGAGTTCGAGCTCAACGAGTTCGCGCTGCTGGCGCCGGACAACCTCGATTTCCTGCGGCTGTACATCAAAGTGCGCGGCAACCTCAAGGAAGTCGAGCGCATCCTGGGCCTGAGCTACCCCACCGTGCGCGCCCGCTTCGACAGCCTGCTGCGCTCGATCGGCTACGAACCCGAGGCTGCCGATCCGCGCGACGAGGTGCTCAGCCAGCTGGAGCGCGGCGACATCACGCCGGAAGAAGCCGCCAAGAAACTGCGGCGCTGA
- a CDS encoding Gfo/Idh/MocA family protein codes for MTDSASPEPQRRRVGFAVVGLGELSAEELIPALRTSQHAYLAAVVTGEADKGRAFARAAGLTDQDAYTYGQFGDLAGREDVQAVYIVLPNNLHRQYTEQAARMGKHVLCEKPLAANTEDAEAMVRACREAGVKLMTAYRIQYTPHHWAARKAIQSGQLGRVKLLDSIHTQVEDDPGAWRLSREQAGGGPLVDVGIYCLNTLRFLLGQEPEWVYAAQHQPGNDPRFKEVEESLSFMLGFPGGVIANALTSYGAVKTDTVRVLGEKGSALLDPAFAYTGLKLSLTDAQGETIPKFVAYDQFTLEVDHFAECIRQDRQPFTPGEEGVQDHRIMDAVYRSAREGVRVELERSGSQDRFRTPENPPKLP; via the coding sequence ATGACCGATTCCGCTTCTCCCGAACCCCAGCGCCGCCGCGTCGGTTTCGCCGTGGTGGGCCTGGGCGAACTCAGCGCCGAGGAACTCATTCCCGCGCTGCGCACCAGCCAGCACGCGTATCTGGCCGCCGTGGTGACCGGCGAAGCCGACAAGGGCCGCGCTTTTGCCCGCGCCGCCGGCCTCACGGACCAGGACGCCTACACCTACGGGCAGTTTGGCGACCTCGCCGGGCGCGAGGACGTGCAGGCGGTGTACATCGTGCTGCCCAACAACCTGCACCGCCAGTACACCGAGCAGGCGGCCCGCATGGGCAAGCACGTGCTGTGCGAGAAACCGCTGGCCGCCAACACCGAAGACGCCGAAGCGATGGTGCGGGCCTGCCGCGAAGCCGGCGTCAAGCTGATGACCGCCTACCGCATTCAGTACACCCCGCACCACTGGGCCGCCCGGAAAGCCATCCAGTCGGGCCAGCTCGGCCGGGTCAAGCTGCTCGACAGCATTCACACCCAGGTCGAAGACGACCCCGGCGCCTGGCGCCTGAGCCGCGAGCAGGCCGGCGGTGGGCCGCTGGTGGACGTGGGGATCTACTGCCTCAATACCCTGCGCTTTCTGCTGGGCCAGGAACCCGAGTGGGTCTACGCGGCGCAGCACCAGCCGGGCAACGATCCGCGCTTCAAAGAAGTCGAGGAATCGCTGAGCTTCATGCTGGGCTTTCCCGGCGGCGTGATCGCCAACGCCCTGACCAGTTACGGCGCCGTCAAGACCGACACGGTGCGGGTGCTGGGCGAAAAGGGCAGCGCCCTGCTCGATCCGGCGTTCGCTTACACCGGCCTCAAACTGAGTCTCACCGACGCTCAGGGCGAGACCATTCCAAAGTTCGTGGCCTACGACCAGTTCACCCTGGAAGTGGACCACTTCGCCGAGTGCATCCGGCAGGACCGCCAGCCGTTCACCCCCGGCGAGGAAGGGGTGCAGGACCACCGCATCATGGACGCCGTGTACCGCAGTGCCCGTGAGGGCGTGCGCGTTGAGCTGGAGCGCTCCGGCAGCCAGGACCGCTTCAGAACGCCTGAGAACCCACCGAAGCTGCCCTGA
- a CDS encoding type 1 glutamine amidotransferase domain-containing protein: MTKTQKLQGKTIAILAADGVEQVELTSPRQALEDAGATTHLISLKAGEIQSMKGDIEPKDKYRVDKTVAEAKAGDYDALVLPGGTVNPDKLRLDEQAMQFVRDMYDSGKPIGAICHGPWSLSQTGIAQGLKMTSWPSLQHELKLAGAEWVDQQVVTDKGVVTSRKPDDLPAFNAKIVEEFAEGNHQAKRS, translated from the coding sequence ATGACCAAGACGCAAAAACTGCAGGGCAAGACCATCGCCATTCTCGCCGCTGACGGCGTGGAGCAAGTCGAACTGACCAGCCCGCGTCAGGCGCTGGAAGACGCCGGGGCCACCACCCACCTGATCAGCCTCAAGGCCGGCGAGATTCAGAGCATGAAAGGCGACATCGAGCCGAAAGACAAGTACAGGGTCGACAAGACGGTGGCCGAGGCCAAAGCTGGCGACTACGACGCCCTGGTGCTGCCCGGCGGCACCGTCAACCCCGACAAGCTGCGCCTCGACGAGCAGGCCATGCAGTTCGTGCGCGACATGTACGACAGCGGCAAACCGATCGGCGCCATCTGCCACGGTCCCTGGAGCCTGAGCCAGACCGGCATCGCCCAGGGCCTGAAGATGACCAGCTGGCCCAGCCTGCAGCACGAGCTCAAGCTGGCCGGCGCCGAGTGGGTCGATCAGCAGGTGGTGACCGACAAGGGCGTGGTGACCAGCCGTAAGCCCGACGACCTGCCGGCCTTCAATGCCAAGATCGTCGAGGAATTCGCCGAGGGCAACCATCAGGCCAAGCGTTCATGA
- a CDS encoding cupin domain-containing protein — protein MTHSAQSKYKLSQSETQHGKYGQHHLIRGERGSLRLWHNEQPSGADEATHSHNYETLGYVISGRAELTVDDQTIMLEAGDSYCVPSGSQHKFRILETLNAIESTTPSAF, from the coding sequence ATGACCCATTCAGCCCAGAGCAAGTACAAACTCAGTCAGTCCGAAACCCAGCACGGCAAATACGGCCAGCACCACCTGATTCGCGGCGAGCGCGGCAGCTTGCGGCTGTGGCACAACGAGCAGCCGTCCGGCGCCGACGAGGCCACCCACAGCCACAACTACGAAACGCTCGGGTACGTGATCTCCGGCCGGGCCGAACTGACCGTCGACGACCAGACGATCATGCTGGAGGCCGGAGACAGCTACTGCGTGCCCAGCGGCTCGCAGCACAAGTTCCGCATTCTGGAAACGCTCAACGCCATCGAGAGCACCACACCCAGCGCCTTCTGA
- a CDS encoding carboxylesterase/lipase family protein, with amino-acid sequence MRRCTVVFFVLVAALFSSLASAQTPVTVQTDHGPVVGQQADSRSFLGIPYAAPPVGGLRWKAPQPAAPWTAPRDATRFGPVCPQTVIALFALPGETPGTLKGQEDCLTLNVYTPAEATPQSRLPVMAWIHGGSFVAGSSAGYSGAELARKYGVVVVTMNYRLGALGWLSLPALGAEAGGSSGNYGLQDQQAALRWVQTNIAAFGGDPAKVTVVGESAGGMSVCAHLASPQSAGLFRGAIIQSGLCTSPGNAVTLDQAQNRNTRYVSNLGCRATDLTCLRAVDPQKLLSTRVPGLRAASALVWSPLYESASLPLQLREAFSSGQFNQVPVLNGTTHDEGRLFVQVASPDGKPVSPVLYWGGAGLTVGLSNTSRTLARYPYKRYGTPALAFATLFTDAVFSCPALRVDRALSAHVPVYAFEFNDPQAATLIKSPSDLPGLGSHHSSSLVYAFQAPIAGLSDPALFTAAQRTLSDAFSGAWMAFVKTGNPNVTGTTWAPFSPDRGNVQAFTPTGVQPTLNFAADHQCDYWLSLDLQ; translated from the coding sequence ATGCGCCGATGTACAGTCGTGTTTTTCGTTCTGGTGGCCGCACTGTTCTCCTCTCTGGCTTCTGCTCAGACGCCCGTCACGGTCCAGACCGATCATGGTCCGGTCGTCGGCCAGCAAGCCGACAGCCGCAGCTTTCTGGGCATTCCCTACGCGGCCCCGCCGGTTGGCGGGTTGCGCTGGAAGGCCCCTCAGCCCGCCGCTCCCTGGACGGCTCCCCGCGACGCCACCCGGTTCGGGCCGGTGTGTCCGCAGACCGTGATTGCCCTGTTCGCGCTGCCTGGAGAAACGCCCGGCACGCTCAAAGGCCAGGAAGATTGCCTCACCTTGAACGTCTACACCCCAGCAGAGGCGACGCCGCAAAGCCGTTTACCGGTCATGGCCTGGATTCACGGCGGCTCGTTCGTTGCCGGGTCGAGCGCCGGGTACAGCGGCGCGGAGCTGGCCCGGAAGTACGGCGTCGTCGTGGTCACCATGAATTACCGGCTGGGTGCGTTGGGCTGGCTCTCGCTGCCGGCCCTGGGTGCCGAAGCCGGAGGATCGTCCGGCAACTACGGGCTGCAAGACCAGCAGGCGGCGCTGCGCTGGGTACAGACCAACATCGCGGCCTTCGGCGGCGACCCGGCCAAGGTCACCGTGGTGGGCGAGTCGGCCGGCGGAATGAGCGTGTGCGCCCACCTCGCCTCTCCACAATCGGCCGGGCTGTTTCGCGGCGCGATCATTCAAAGTGGTCTGTGTACCAGCCCCGGGAACGCGGTCACGCTGGATCAGGCCCAGAACCGCAACACCCGCTATGTCAGCAACCTCGGCTGCCGGGCCACCGACCTGACCTGCCTGCGCGCCGTCGATCCCCAGAAGCTGCTTTCCACCAGGGTGCCGGGGCTGCGGGCTGCCAGCGCGCTGGTGTGGTCGCCTCTGTACGAAAGTGCCTCGTTGCCCCTTCAACTGCGCGAGGCCTTCAGCAGCGGACAGTTTAACCAGGTCCCGGTCTTGAACGGCACCACGCACGACGAGGGCCGCCTGTTCGTGCAGGTGGCTTCGCCGGACGGCAAGCCGGTCAGCCCGGTGCTGTACTGGGGCGGCGCGGGCCTGACGGTGGGCCTGAGCAACACCAGCCGCACCCTGGCCCGTTACCCTTACAAGCGCTACGGCACGCCCGCGCTGGCGTTCGCCACCCTGTTCACCGACGCGGTGTTCAGTTGCCCTGCCCTGCGCGTGGATCGGGCGCTGTCCGCCCACGTGCCGGTGTACGCCTTCGAGTTCAACGATCCGCAGGCCGCCACCCTCATCAAGAGCCCCAGCGACCTGCCGGGGCTGGGTTCGCACCATTCCAGTTCTCTGGTCTACGCGTTCCAGGCGCCGATCGCCGGCCTGTCCGATCCGGCGCTGTTCACGGCGGCCCAGCGCACCCTGTCCGACGCCTTCAGCGGCGCGTGGATGGCGTTTGTCAAAACCGGCAATCCCAACGTCACCGGGACCACCTGGGCCCCGTTTTCACCCGACCGGGGCAACGTGCAGGCGTTTACCCCCACCGGCGTGCAGCCGACCCTGAACTTTGCCGCCGATCACCAGTGTGATTACTGGCTGTCCCTGGACCTCCAGTAA
- a CDS encoding oxidoreductase, with product MTAATPARITSPFDASSTALDVVAGHDLSGKTALITGAASGIGVETARALLTAGARVILAVRDTRRGEAVAAELRRSTGNPAADVIELDLASLASVRRAAAQVVEMAPRLDLLINNAGVMATPLTHTADGFEMQFGTNHLGHFLLTELLMPALKAAAPARVVVLSSIGHRRSDVDLDDLNFERRPYEKWNAYGQAKTANALFALELTRRYGAKGVTANAVHPGGILTGLQKHMPAEEQRAMGWIDEEGRPNPGFKTAEQGAATSVWAAVGPELEGVGGLYLEDVQEALPFDAARPFSGYQPYLRDADKARRLWEDSEVLVGLR from the coding sequence ATGACTGCTGCGACGCCCGCCCGGATCACCTCGCCGTTCGACGCTTCGAGCACCGCCCTGGACGTGGTGGCCGGCCACGACCTCAGCGGCAAGACCGCCCTGATCACCGGAGCGGCCTCGGGCATCGGCGTCGAGACCGCCCGCGCCCTGCTGACCGCCGGAGCGCGGGTTATTCTGGCGGTGCGCGACACGCGCAGAGGCGAAGCGGTCGCCGCCGAGTTGCGAAGGAGCACCGGGAATCCTGCGGCGGACGTGATCGAGCTCGACCTCGCTTCGCTGGCCTCGGTGCGGCGGGCGGCAGCGCAGGTGGTGGAAATGGCCCCCAGGCTCGACCTCCTGATCAACAACGCGGGCGTGATGGCGACGCCCTTGACGCACACCGCCGACGGTTTCGAGATGCAGTTCGGCACCAACCACCTCGGCCATTTTCTGCTGACCGAACTGCTAATGCCGGCCCTGAAAGCCGCCGCCCCGGCGCGGGTGGTGGTGCTGAGCAGCATCGGCCACCGCCGCAGCGACGTGGACCTCGACGACCTGAATTTCGAGCGCCGCCCTTACGAGAAATGGAACGCCTACGGCCAGGCCAAGACGGCCAACGCCCTGTTCGCGCTGGAACTGACCCGCCGCTACGGCGCCAAGGGCGTCACGGCCAACGCGGTGCATCCCGGCGGCATCTTGACCGGGCTGCAAAAGCACATGCCGGCGGAAGAGCAGCGGGCGATGGGCTGGATCGACGAGGAAGGCCGCCCCAATCCTGGTTTCAAGACCGCCGAGCAGGGCGCGGCCACCAGCGTCTGGGCGGCGGTGGGGCCGGAACTGGAGGGCGTCGGCGGTTTGTATCTGGAAGACGTTCAGGAAGCCCTGCCCTTCGACGCAGCCCGGCCGTTTTCCGGCTACCAGCCGTACCTGCGAGACGCTGACAAAGCCCGGCGGCTCTGGGAAGACAGCGAAGTGCTCGTCGGCCTGCGCTGA
- a CDS encoding DUF1501 domain-containing protein, whose product MNRRDFLKLSALAVSVTSGVPGFLARAAAQAGGDKTLVVIQLTGGNDGLNTLVPYSNGAYYAARPHIAVTRKDVLTLNADLGMHPGLKPLMKFWDAGQLGWLENVGYPNPNRSHFASMAIWHTADPTQAASDGWIGRIAQTIGDPFCASNIGNATPLALQAADFSLPSLSSVDSFQVKLPAGVQGAFEAMLGEPRQGEAAYLQQATKQMLLNTARVQNNLGKYRSGAQYPEGKFAASLQDIARLIAGGNGQRVLYTSLGSFDTHAGQRAEQDELLGELAAGLAAFQADLEMQGLADKVVVMGFSEFGRRVAENDSAGTDHGQGSVMFVLGRGVKGGIHGDSPDLENLADGDIRYKQDFRGVYAQALDHWLKLPSPQILGGQFSGPAWLN is encoded by the coding sequence ATGAACAGACGCGATTTTCTGAAACTCTCGGCGCTGGCCGTCAGCGTGACCAGCGGCGTGCCGGGATTTCTGGCCCGCGCCGCCGCGCAGGCGGGCGGCGACAAGACGCTGGTGGTCATTCAGCTGACCGGCGGCAACGACGGCCTCAACACCCTGGTGCCGTATTCCAACGGCGCGTATTACGCCGCCCGCCCGCACATCGCCGTGACGAGGAAAGACGTGCTGACCCTCAACGCCGATCTGGGCATGCACCCCGGCCTGAAGCCGCTGATGAAGTTCTGGGACGCCGGACAGCTCGGCTGGCTCGAGAACGTCGGGTATCCCAACCCCAACCGCAGCCACTTTGCCAGCATGGCGATCTGGCACACCGCCGACCCCACCCAGGCTGCCTCCGACGGCTGGATCGGGCGCATCGCCCAGACCATCGGTGATCCGTTCTGCGCCAGCAACATCGGCAACGCCACCCCGCTGGCCTTGCAGGCCGCCGACTTCTCGCTGCCCAGCCTCAGCAGCGTGGACAGTTTTCAGGTCAAACTGCCGGCCGGCGTGCAGGGCGCCTTCGAGGCGATGCTGGGCGAGCCGCGCCAGGGCGAGGCTGCCTACCTTCAGCAGGCCACCAAGCAGATGCTGCTCAACACCGCCCGGGTGCAGAACAACCTCGGCAAGTACCGCTCCGGCGCGCAGTATCCCGAGGGCAAGTTCGCCGCCAGCTTGCAGGACATCGCCCGGCTGATCGCCGGCGGCAACGGTCAGCGGGTGCTCTACACCAGCCTGGGCAGCTTCGACACCCACGCCGGGCAGCGCGCCGAGCAGGATGAACTGCTCGGTGAACTGGCCGCAGGACTGGCCGCCTTTCAGGCTGATCTGGAGATGCAGGGCCTGGCCGACAAGGTGGTGGTGATGGGCTTTTCCGAGTTCGGGCGGCGGGTGGCCGAGAACGACAGCGCCGGCACCGACCACGGCCAGGGCAGCGTGATGTTCGTGCTGGGCCGGGGCGTGAAGGGGGGCATTCACGGCGACAGTCCCGATCTGGAGAACCTCGCCGACGGCGACATCCGCTACAAGCAGGATTTCCGGGGCGTCTACGCCCAGGCGCTCGATCACTGGCTCAAGCTTCCTTCGCCGCAGATTCTGGGCGGCCAGTTCAGCGGCCCGGCGTGGCTGAATTGA
- a CDS encoding DUF1800 domain-containing protein: MPLTPRTTPLSLTDAAHLLRRTGFGATEAQIHALVGRTPQAAADELLTFSAETLPTPFQPLGAVSPGAAIKLMQAAWLREMVLTPHPLRERLTLLWSNHFVIGTDKVKNVSALEGYLSALRTHALGRFGDLALAAVQTPAVLRYLDNDQNKKGKPNENLGRELLELFTAGIGHYSENDVKEGARALTGWTYQGGRGNKQFAQPQTFTFNARQHDAGVKTYLGQSGQFGGEDIVRLAAAHPATADRVAFKLWQAFVSDAPDPAGQAALADVLRQNGGDLRQTLAALLGSQDFYAATGRIIRSPVDFVVGALRASGRQDFSEKTYLSLTTSLARLGQELLHPPTVKGWDGGREWINDGTLLLRMQVAAALSLGQPKNPALSSVPPSALALLGRPDLPPAFAKLGPAQRTYLMLVSPEYQLL; encoded by the coding sequence GTGCCACTGACCCCCAGGACCACGCCGCTGAGCCTGACCGACGCCGCCCATCTGCTGCGCCGCACCGGGTTCGGCGCGACCGAAGCGCAGATTCACGCGCTGGTCGGCCGCACGCCCCAGGCCGCCGCCGACGAACTGCTCACTTTTTCCGCCGAGACGCTGCCCACTCCGTTTCAGCCGCTGGGCGCCGTCAGCCCGGGGGCGGCCATCAAGCTGATGCAGGCCGCCTGGCTGCGCGAGATGGTGCTCACCCCCCATCCGCTGCGCGAGCGCCTGACGCTGCTGTGGAGTAACCACTTCGTGATCGGCACCGACAAGGTCAAGAACGTCAGCGCCCTGGAAGGCTACCTCTCGGCGCTGCGAACGCACGCCCTGGGCCGCTTCGGCGATCTGGCGCTGGCCGCCGTGCAGACGCCCGCCGTGCTGCGCTACCTCGACAACGACCAGAACAAGAAAGGCAAACCCAACGAGAACCTGGGCCGCGAACTGCTGGAACTGTTCACCGCCGGCATCGGCCACTACTCCGAGAACGACGTGAAAGAGGGCGCGCGGGCGCTGACCGGCTGGACCTACCAGGGCGGACGCGGCAACAAGCAGTTTGCCCAGCCGCAGACCTTCACCTTCAATGCCCGGCAGCACGATGCGGGCGTCAAGACTTACCTGGGACAGTCCGGCCAGTTCGGCGGCGAGGACATCGTGCGGCTGGCGGCGGCGCACCCGGCCACCGCCGACCGGGTGGCCTTCAAGTTGTGGCAGGCCTTCGTCAGCGACGCGCCCGACCCGGCCGGTCAGGCCGCGCTGGCCGACGTGCTGCGGCAAAACGGCGGTGATTTGCGCCAGACCCTCGCGGCGTTGCTGGGCAGCCAGGACTTCTACGCGGCCACCGGCCGGATCATCCGCAGCCCGGTGGACTTCGTGGTGGGGGCGCTGCGGGCTTCGGGCCGCCAGGACTTCAGCGAGAAGACCTACCTGAGCCTTACCACCTCCCTGGCGCGGCTGGGTCAGGAACTGCTGCACCCGCCCACCGTCAAGGGCTGGGACGGCGGGCGCGAGTGGATCAACGACGGCACGCTGCTGCTGCGGATGCAGGTGGCCGCCGCCCTCAGCCTGGGCCAGCCGAAAAACCCGGCGCTGTCCAGCGTCCCGCCGAGCGCCCTGGCGCTGCTGGGCAGGCCCGACCTGCCGCCCGCCTTCGCCAAGCTGGGTCCGGCCCAGCGCACCTACCTGATGCTGGTGAGCCCCGAATACCAGTTGCTGTGA